In Hyalangium ruber, the genomic stretch ATGGGGCGCGAGGGCGGGAAAGGCTAGGAGTGGCGCTGCCCGAGGACATGAAGTCGGTGCTGGCCTGTCCCGACTGCAAAGGGGCGCTGGAGTTCCACGAGGACCGGAACGAGGCCAGGTGCCTGCGGTGTCGCCTCGTCTGGCCGATCCGAGAGGGTGTCCTGGACCTGGCTCCGGGGAGTTCACGTCCGCTGGGGCGCTGAGCCGACAGCCGAGAGGCTGGCGGCGAACACGCGAACCTCCTCGAAGACACGCTCCTCCAGGCCTGCGCCTGCTTCGACCACGGGTGTGAGGTCCACCATCCGGTGCGGCAAGAAGGGGTGCCCCCAGCGCGCCATGTCGATGCGGAGAAAGAGCCCCAGCGTTGGCGCACCCACAGCCACCGAGAGGTGCATAGGCCCAGTGTTGTTGGTCACGGTCAATCCGGCGGCGCGCATGAGGGCGGCGAGTTCATCCAGATTGGTAGGAGGCGCCAGGTGAGCACCAGGCGCACCTTGAATCACGCTCTGGGCGAGCGCCTCTTCGCCTGGGCCCCAGGTAACGATGGGCGTGCGCCCGGCGGCGAGCAGGGCCCGTGCCGCGGCGGCAAAGGCCTCCGGAGGAATGCGGCGCCAACCGAGGCGCCCTCCCGGATTCACGACCGCGCAGGGGCGCTGAGCCTCCTGCCGCAGGTATTCGCGGAAGCTGTCGCTGACGTTCGGTTCGCGGAACGACAGGGTCTCGGTGATGGGGCCACGCACCAGGGGAGAGAGCAGATGGGCGCGCTGGGACGCCTCACGAGAGGTGTCGGGACGGGCGGGGACGGAGAGGGAGTGGAGCAGGGACACGGGCCACACCTGGGGACCGATGACCACGGCGCGCGGCCCCACGAGGCGGGAGACGAGGGCCGACGTGACGGATGGCGCATTCCAGTTGGCGCAGTCCACCACGGTGTCATAGCGCTCCCGGCGCAGGGCCCGGATGCCAGGGGCGAGCGCTCCGAGCCACAGCCGCCGGCGGTCGAAGGCAATGACGGCATCCGCATCCGGGTGGCCCGACAGCGCGCGAGCCACCTTGGAATGCACGAGGACGTGAACCTCGGGGGAGGGGCCGGGCATCCCCTTGAGGGTTCGGAGCAGTGGGGTCGTCAGCAGCGCCTCCCCCACCCGATTGTCGGGACGGACGAGGAGCATTTTTCGAGGAGGGGGGAGCGTCGAGCCGGGCGGGCGCCGACGGCCGGGACGCCAGAGGAGGACGGAGGCCACGAGTGCCAGCGCGAGCTTGGCCCATAACTCGAGCCGCTTGTACCAGGGCATGGGGTGGCGGACCTTACCAGAGCGGAAGCGTGCAGGCGGCTTGACCTGATGGCGAAAAGCCCCTAGCAACCGCTCAATGCTCAAGAGCATGACCGGGTTTGGAGCGGGACGCGCACGGGTAGGGGACGAGGAGTTCTCCGTCGAGCTGCGCTCGCTCAACCACAAATTCTGCGAAGTGAAGGCTCGGCTTCCGAGGGAGCTGTCCACGCTCGAGCCGGTCGTGGTGAAGCAGGTGAAGGACCGACTGGCCCGCGGCGCGGTGGACCTCTTCGTGAAGCGGCAGACGGCCACCGCCTCGGGAACGGTCCCAGTGGTGGACGTGGCTCTGGCCCGAGAGTACGCGCGGGCCTTCCGGGAGCTGGCGGAGGCGCTCGGCACCCCGGCGGACATTTCCTGGGCCCAGGTTGCCACGCAGCCAGGGGTGATGAAGCTCGAGGAGAAGGGCATCGACCAGGAGTCGGCCACCCAGGCGGTCCATGGGGCGTTGGAGCAGGCGCTCAAGGCGCTGGAGCAGATGCGCCAGGTCGAGGGCGAAGCCATCCACTCCGACCTGGACGCTCGCCTGAAGCTCATCGAGGGCTGGAGCCGGGAGATCGCGGCGCTGGCGCCTCGGGCGGTGGAGGACTACCAGCAGCGCTTGTCCGAGCGTGTGG encodes the following:
- a CDS encoding YicC/YloC family endoribonuclease, translating into MLKSMTGFGAGRARVGDEEFSVELRSLNHKFCEVKARLPRELSTLEPVVVKQVKDRLARGAVDLFVKRQTATASGTVPVVDVALAREYARAFRELAEALGTPADISWAQVATQPGVMKLEEKGIDQESATQAVHGALEQALKALEQMRQVEGEAIHSDLDARLKLIEGWSREIAALAPRAVEDYQQRLSERVAELARGVAVDPQRLAQEVAMFAERTDIAEEVTRLTSHLEQFRALMASSEPAGRRMDFLVQEMHREVNTTGSKSQHAEISARVVSMKAEVERIREQVQNVE
- a CDS encoding Trm112 family protein produces the protein MKSVLACPDCKGALEFHEDRNEARCLRCRLVWPIREGVLDLAPGSSRPLGR
- a CDS encoding glycosyltransferase family 9 protein; translated protein: MPWYKRLELWAKLALALVASVLLWRPGRRRPPGSTLPPPRKMLLVRPDNRVGEALLTTPLLRTLKGMPGPSPEVHVLVHSKVARALSGHPDADAVIAFDRRRLWLGALAPGIRALRRERYDTVVDCANWNAPSVTSALVSRLVGPRAVVIGPQVWPVSLLHSLSVPARPDTSREASQRAHLLSPLVRGPITETLSFREPNVSDSFREYLRQEAQRPCAVVNPGGRLGWRRIPPEAFAAAARALLAAGRTPIVTWGPGEEALAQSVIQGAPGAHLAPPTNLDELAALMRAAGLTVTNNTGPMHLSVAVGAPTLGLFLRIDMARWGHPFLPHRMVDLTPVVEAGAGLEERVFEEVRVFAASLSAVGSAPQRT